A genomic stretch from Orcinus orca chromosome 14, mOrcOrc1.1, whole genome shotgun sequence includes:
- the DEPP1 gene encoding protein DEPP1 — MRSRLLLSVAHLPTIRETLEEMLPGGPGEDPPASPSLDDYVKSICQLAQPTSVPDEAAARVRPSRPHQPARSREKSCTTGSLQDITTRFSGQQPTLPGASTVDPLDWLFGESQENRPSGRDMPRRTGSSADPWASCRQTDSGKARGAPRGRLSDVRAPGHSLLRLQRDWHQCSQASGQPGQDAVSPTSPRPSSVLRTLYLHLPVIHEL, encoded by the coding sequence ATGAGGTCCCGGCTTTTGCTTTCCGTGGCCCACCTGCCCACAATTCGGGAGACCTTGGAGGAGATGCTGCCCGGTGGGCCTGGAGAGGACCCCCCCGCCTCCCCTAGCCTGGATGACTACGTGAAGTCCATCTGTCAGCTGGCGCAGCCCACCTCAGTGCCGGATGAGGCTGCAGCCAGGGTCCGACCCAGTAGACCCCACCAGCCAGCCCGTTCCCGTGAGAAGAGCTGCACCACTGGGTCCCTACAGGACATCACCACCCGCTTCAGTGGCCAGCAGCCCACACTGCCCGGGGCCAGCACTGTGGACCCTCTGGACTGGCTCTTTGGGGAGTCTCAGGAAAATCGGCCAAGTGGGAGGGACATGCCAAGGAGGACTGGATCCTCTGCTGACCCCTGGGCTTCATGCAGACAGACGGACAGTGGCAAGGCCCGGGGGGCCCCCAGAGGGAGGCTGAGTGATGTCAGGGCTCCAGGGCACTCTCTGCTGAGACTGCAGAGGGACTGGCACCAGTGCTCCCAGGCTTCTGGGCAACCTGGCCAGGATGCAGTTTCCCCAACAAGCCCCCGTCCCAGCAGCGTCCTTAGAACTCTCTATTTGCACCTCCCCGTGATCCATGAACTCTGA